In Curtobacterium sp. MCPF17_002, one genomic interval encodes:
- a CDS encoding histidine phosphatase family protein, translating to MRLLLIRHGQTPANVHGVLDAEVPGPGLTELGQRQADALPAALADRGIERLFTSTMVRTQVTAAPLAAALGLEPVVLPGLREIEAGDTQGKSDKVSVQMYISTVHGWSAGDRSTRMPRAESGDEFFARYDDAIRRIEASGVEVAAAVSHGAAIRTWSSAAAHNTPDEFGTKRNLENTGIVELEGSFADGWRLVDWEGEPVGGEELIDRTAQDPTGERF from the coding sequence ATGCGACTGCTGCTCATCCGCCACGGCCAGACCCCCGCGAACGTGCACGGCGTCCTCGACGCCGAGGTGCCCGGTCCCGGCCTGACGGAGCTCGGGCAGCGGCAGGCCGACGCGCTCCCGGCCGCCCTCGCGGACCGGGGCATCGAGCGGCTCTTCACCTCGACGATGGTCCGGACGCAGGTCACCGCGGCACCCCTCGCCGCCGCGCTCGGCCTCGAGCCGGTGGTGCTCCCCGGCCTCCGCGAGATCGAGGCCGGCGACACCCAGGGCAAGAGCGACAAGGTGTCCGTGCAGATGTACATCTCGACGGTGCACGGCTGGTCGGCGGGCGACCGCAGCACGCGGATGCCCAGAGCCGAGAGCGGCGACGAGTTCTTCGCCCGCTACGACGACGCGATCCGTCGCATCGAGGCGAGCGGGGTCGAGGTCGCGGCGGCGGTCAGTCACGGAGCGGCGATCCGGACGTGGTCGAGCGCGGCCGCGCACAACACCCCGGACGAGTTCGGCACGAAGCGCAACCTCGAGAACACCGGCATCGTCGAGCTCGAGGGGTCGTTCGCGGACGGCTGGCGCCTGGTCGACTGGGAGGGCGAGCCCGTCGGCGGCGAGGAGCTCATCGACCGGACGGCGCAGGACCCCACGGGCGAGCGGTTCTGA
- a CDS encoding glycerol-3-phosphate dehydrogenase/oxidase, with the protein MSKKTQPRNTVNALTERPNAQVLVVGGGINGIATFRDLALQGVDVALVERGDYASGASSASSHMIHGGIRYLENGEFRLVRESVQERNGLIRIAPHYVKPLQTTMPIFSTFSGIMNAPLRMLTHKQRSTKERGAMLIKIGMTIYDSFSRDGGSVPKHVFRTKKAALEDMPALNKDLKYTGTYYDASVHEPERLALDVLKDGLAAGSGTGAASTARATNYVEAAGTRDGGVLLRDRETGAEFVFTADVVINASGPWTDLTNEAFGGETKFMGGTKGSHIVVDNPELLEATKGRELFFENNDGRIVLIYPLKGRVLIGTTDIDADPSKPVTTTDEEIDYFFGLVKHVFPQIDVTRDHIVYSYSGIRPLPRHEDTAPGFVSRDYRIVDTPIAGLPKSTVLSLVGGKWTTFRALAAHLSTEATQKLGVDRTVDTTGMAIGGGKDYPTTDAQRALWIRSHRDGLDESIVEGLLERYGTRAAEVVDVLVDGPVEPLESEPTLTRAEVAYFARHEQAVHLIDVVLRRTNLAFVGGVTIDLLDELADVLAETLGWTQEERADEVQRTLDVLRESHGVIVPLTAASASQLA; encoded by the coding sequence ATGTCGAAGAAGACGCAGCCCCGGAACACGGTGAACGCGCTCACGGAGCGCCCGAACGCACAGGTCCTCGTCGTCGGTGGCGGCATCAACGGCATCGCCACCTTCCGCGACCTCGCCCTGCAGGGGGTCGACGTCGCCCTCGTGGAGCGCGGCGACTACGCCTCGGGTGCCTCGTCCGCCTCGAGCCACATGATCCACGGCGGCATCCGGTACCTCGAGAACGGCGAGTTCCGCCTCGTCCGCGAGAGCGTGCAGGAGCGCAACGGACTCATCCGCATCGCGCCGCACTACGTGAAGCCGCTGCAGACGACGATGCCGATCTTCTCGACGTTCTCCGGCATCATGAACGCCCCGCTGCGGATGCTCACGCACAAGCAGCGCTCCACGAAGGAGCGTGGCGCGATGCTCATCAAGATCGGCATGACGATCTACGACTCCTTCTCGCGCGACGGCGGCTCCGTCCCGAAGCACGTCTTCCGCACGAAGAAGGCCGCGCTCGAGGACATGCCGGCGCTCAACAAGGACCTGAAGTACACGGGCACCTACTACGACGCGAGCGTGCACGAGCCCGAGCGCCTGGCCCTCGACGTCCTCAAGGACGGTCTGGCCGCCGGCTCCGGCACGGGTGCTGCGAGCACCGCGCGCGCCACGAACTACGTCGAGGCCGCGGGCACCCGTGACGGCGGCGTCCTGCTCCGCGACCGCGAGACCGGCGCCGAGTTCGTCTTCACGGCCGACGTCGTCATCAACGCCTCCGGCCCCTGGACCGACCTGACGAACGAGGCGTTCGGCGGCGAGACGAAGTTCATGGGCGGCACGAAGGGCTCCCACATCGTCGTCGACAACCCCGAGCTGCTCGAGGCGACGAAGGGCCGCGAACTGTTCTTCGAGAACAACGACGGCCGCATCGTCCTCATCTACCCGCTCAAGGGCCGGGTCCTCATCGGCACGACCGACATCGACGCCGACCCGTCGAAGCCGGTCACCACGACCGACGAGGAGATCGACTACTTCTTCGGACTCGTCAAGCACGTGTTCCCGCAGATCGACGTCACCCGCGACCACATCGTCTACAGCTACTCCGGCATCCGCCCGCTCCCCCGTCACGAGGACACCGCCCCCGGCTTCGTGTCCCGCGACTACCGGATCGTCGACACCCCGATCGCCGGACTGCCGAAGAGCACCGTCCTGTCGCTCGTCGGTGGCAAGTGGACCACCTTCCGCGCGCTCGCCGCGCACCTCTCCACCGAGGCCACGCAGAAGCTCGGCGTGGACCGCACGGTCGACACCACCGGCATGGCGATCGGCGGCGGCAAGGACTACCCCACGACCGACGCCCAGCGTGCGCTGTGGATCAGGTCGCACCGCGACGGGCTCGACGAGTCGATCGTCGAGGGGCTGCTCGAGCGCTACGGCACCCGTGCGGCCGAGGTCGTGGACGTCCTGGTCGACGGCCCCGTCGAGCCGCTCGAGTCCGAGCCGACGCTCACCCGGGCCGAGGTCGCGTACTTCGCCCGCCACGAGCAGGCCGTGCACCTGATCGACGTGGTGCTGCGTCGCACGAACCTCGCGTTCGTCGGCGGTGTCACGATCGACCTGCTCGACGAGCTGGCCGACGTGCTCGCCGAGACCCTCGGCTGGACGCAGGAGGAGCGCGCGGACGAGGTCCAGCGCACGCTCGACGTCCTGCGCGAGTCGCACGGGGTCATCGTGCCCCTGACGGCCGCGTCGGCGTCGCAGCTCGCGTAG
- a CDS encoding NADP-dependent oxidoreductase — MRIGSAVQYDRYGDFDVVELVPQERPEPGPGDVVVEIIAAGLNHIERFLREGRLRDHIELDFPAHQGVDFAGIVRAKGSAVKGIRVGDEVMGHAPEGGAHATWIRVPREVVIIKPTHVGWEVAGGLYLAGCTAVTIVRDLKLGPEDTVVISAAAGGVGHIECQLAHDAGATVIALGSARNHDYLRQIGTLPVVYGDGEEGRIREIADGRPITAFIDNHGDAPSKALAAALGIDDGRYVSSEERRDVEIRYLRAPSGDVEAMENLTMLAKAVEDRRVQVLISGYYPFEYIVDAYEDLAEMHSRGKVVVGMQPVETGARLDWYRSEKARDLRDRYADDRGSDTETMAGGTASPAS, encoded by the coding sequence ATGCGGATCGGCAGTGCAGTCCAGTACGACCGGTACGGCGACTTCGACGTCGTCGAGCTCGTCCCCCAGGAACGTCCGGAACCCGGGCCCGGCGACGTCGTCGTCGAGATCATCGCGGCCGGGCTGAACCACATCGAGCGGTTCCTCCGCGAGGGTCGGCTCCGCGACCACATCGAGCTCGACTTCCCGGCGCACCAGGGCGTCGACTTCGCCGGCATCGTCCGGGCGAAGGGCTCCGCGGTGAAGGGGATCCGGGTCGGCGACGAGGTAATGGGGCACGCCCCCGAGGGCGGCGCGCACGCGACCTGGATCCGGGTGCCGCGCGAGGTCGTCATCATCAAGCCGACGCACGTCGGGTGGGAGGTCGCCGGCGGTCTGTACCTCGCCGGGTGCACCGCGGTCACGATCGTGCGGGACCTCAAGCTCGGACCGGAGGACACCGTCGTGATCAGCGCGGCGGCCGGCGGGGTCGGGCACATCGAGTGCCAGCTCGCCCACGACGCCGGGGCCACGGTGATCGCCCTCGGCAGCGCGCGGAACCACGACTACCTGCGGCAGATCGGCACCCTGCCCGTCGTGTACGGCGACGGCGAGGAGGGCCGGATCCGCGAGATCGCCGACGGACGGCCGATCACCGCGTTCATCGACAACCACGGCGACGCGCCCTCGAAGGCCCTCGCGGCGGCGCTCGGCATCGACGACGGGCGGTACGTGTCCTCCGAGGAGCGCCGCGACGTCGAGATCCGGTACCTGCGCGCCCCCTCCGGAGACGTCGAGGCGATGGAGAACCTCACGATGCTCGCGAAGGCCGTCGAGGACCGTCGCGTCCAGGTGCTCATCTCGGGCTACTACCCGTTCGAGTACATCGTGGACGCGTACGAGGACCTGGCCGAGATGCACTCCCGCGGGAAGGTCGTCGTCGGCATGCAGCCGGTCGAGACCGGGGCGCGGCTGGACTGGTACCGGTCCGAGAAGGCCCGTGACCTGCGCGACCGGTACGCCGACGACCGGGGCAGCGACACCGAGACGATGGCGGGCGGGACGGCCAGCCCGGCCAGCTGA
- a CDS encoding ABC transporter permease translates to MSQPETSTGTADSTADGTAGPVTATAGPDAAAAGNPAPIARRQRPFALLGSELALVFRRRRTWAMLGALGLVPILIAVAVRLTTSGDDGGPAFLGDITNNGLFVSFTALTVSIPLFLPLTVGVVAGDTVAGEASHGTIRYLLVAPTGRVRFILVKYAGAVAFCLAATLLIVLVGAAIGAVLFPIGPVTLLSGTQVDGWSYAGRALLLALYVTLSMLGLSAIGLFASTLTSVPVGAMASTVVLAGASQVLDQLPQLDWLHPYLFSHQWLAFGDLLRDPIAFDSFGSNALLQLGYVVVFGALAYSRFATKDILS, encoded by the coding sequence ATGTCGCAGCCTGAGACCTCCACCGGTACCGCCGACAGCACCGCCGACGGCACCGCCGGCCCGGTCACCGCCACCGCAGGTCCCGACGCCGCGGCCGCCGGGAACCCCGCGCCGATCGCCCGTCGCCAGCGACCCTTCGCGCTCCTCGGGTCCGAACTCGCCCTGGTCTTCCGCCGACGCCGCACCTGGGCGATGCTCGGCGCGCTCGGCCTCGTCCCGATCCTCATCGCCGTCGCGGTCCGTCTCACCACGTCGGGTGACGACGGCGGTCCGGCGTTCCTCGGCGACATCACGAACAACGGCCTGTTCGTGTCGTTCACCGCACTGACGGTCTCGATCCCGCTGTTCCTGCCGCTCACCGTCGGGGTCGTCGCGGGCGACACGGTCGCGGGCGAGGCGAGCCACGGCACCATCCGGTACCTGCTCGTCGCGCCCACCGGTCGCGTCCGGTTCATCCTCGTGAAGTACGCGGGAGCCGTGGCGTTCTGCCTCGCGGCCACGCTCCTCATCGTGCTCGTCGGCGCGGCGATCGGCGCGGTGCTGTTCCCGATCGGCCCGGTGACCCTGCTGTCGGGCACGCAGGTGGACGGCTGGTCGTACGCCGGCCGCGCCCTCCTCCTCGCGCTCTACGTCACGCTGTCGATGCTCGGGCTGTCGGCGATCGGGCTGTTCGCGTCGACGCTGACGAGCGTGCCGGTCGGGGCGATGGCCTCGACGGTCGTCCTCGCCGGGGCGTCACAGGTGCTCGACCAGCTGCCGCAGCTCGACTGGCTGCACCCGTACCTGTTCTCGCACCAGTGGCTCGCGTTCGGGGACCTGCTCCGCGACCCGATCGCGTTCGACTCCTTCGGGTCGAACGCCCTGCTGCAGCTCGGCTACGTCGTGGTCTTCGGCGCGCTGGCCTACAGCCGGTTCGCCACGAAGGACATCCTGAGCTGA
- a CDS encoding sugar-binding domain-containing protein produces the protein MSDAAQPMRTQQALRAAHLYYLQDLTMDAIADELGTSRSSVSRLLKYARDTGLVDIQIRSPLDQAAALSRSIRSRFGVHAHVVPVPDHTSDVDRLERVALSAARILTQYVESNMVIGISWGSTVSAVSRYLVPKTTHGSTVVQINGAANTRTTGIVYASEILRRFGEAYGAFVQQFPVPAFFDDPATKEALFRERSIRRVLDLHERMDLVVFGVGAPQAPVPSHVYSGGYLDPEDRDELTKAKVVGDVSTVFYRADGSWKDIGVNARAGAPDLDTIKRAPRRVCVVAGRSKAASLRGALAAGLITDLILDESVGQAILQP, from the coding sequence ATGAGTGATGCTGCGCAACCGATGCGCACCCAGCAAGCGCTGCGCGCCGCGCACCTGTACTACCTGCAGGACCTGACCATGGACGCGATCGCCGACGAGCTCGGCACCTCGCGCTCGTCGGTGTCCCGCCTGCTCAAGTACGCCAGGGACACCGGGCTGGTCGACATCCAGATCCGGTCGCCCCTCGACCAGGCCGCCGCGCTCAGCCGGAGCATCCGCTCCCGCTTCGGCGTGCACGCGCACGTCGTGCCGGTGCCCGACCACACCAGCGACGTCGACCGGCTCGAGCGCGTCGCCCTGTCGGCTGCACGCATCCTCACGCAGTACGTCGAGTCGAACATGGTGATCGGCATCTCCTGGGGCTCGACCGTCAGTGCGGTGAGCCGGTACCTCGTGCCGAAGACCACGCACGGCTCGACCGTCGTGCAGATCAACGGCGCCGCGAACACCCGGACGACGGGCATCGTGTACGCGTCCGAGATCCTCCGCCGCTTCGGTGAGGCGTACGGCGCGTTCGTGCAGCAGTTCCCGGTGCCCGCGTTCTTCGACGACCCCGCGACGAAGGAGGCCCTGTTCCGGGAGCGCTCGATCCGTCGCGTCCTCGACCTGCACGAGCGGATGGACCTCGTCGTGTTCGGTGTCGGTGCGCCGCAGGCCCCGGTGCCGTCGCACGTGTACTCCGGCGGCTACCTCGACCCCGAGGACCGCGACGAACTCACGAAGGCCAAGGTCGTCGGTGACGTCTCGACCGTGTTCTACCGCGCCGACGGGTCGTGGAAGGACATCGGCGTGAACGCCCGCGCGGGCGCCCCGGACCTCGACACGATCAAGCGCGCACCGCGCCGGGTCTGCGTCGTCGCCGGACGCTCGAAGGCCGCGTCGCTGCGGGGCGCACTGGCCGCCGGGCTCATCACCGACCTCATCCTGGACGAGAGTGTCGGGCAGGCGATCCTGCAGCCCTGA
- a CDS encoding sigma-E factor regulatory protein RseB domain-containing protein, protein MKKSAWLPAVIAPVVVAAAVAVAAPMIANAANDPIAGTDPSAADVIASIAKSSDAQYSGKLVQTSDLGLPELPTGSGGSSLEGNASDVLGLLTSSHTARVYVDGADKQRVQLLQQLAEQDVVRNGSDVWTWDSKERTATHVTLPKDAAKPEDGTTTPAEIAERAVQGITPTTKVSKPTEVRVAGQDAWQITLTPKSSGTLVGAVRLAVDQQTGLPLRATIEAAGQDDPAVQVGFTSLSYGAPAARLFDFTPPANAKVETKDLSDAGAHAKGDADHHRTDGSATGADPTFTGKGWSTIAELPAGTVDRSGLGDDASGLLNQVTKAVDGGRAVQTSLVSVYLTDDGRVLAGAVPVSALVAAAK, encoded by the coding sequence ATGAAGAAGTCAGCCTGGCTGCCAGCAGTCATCGCGCCGGTCGTGGTGGCCGCCGCCGTCGCCGTCGCCGCGCCGATGATCGCGAACGCCGCGAACGACCCGATCGCAGGGACGGACCCGAGCGCCGCCGACGTCATCGCCAGCATCGCGAAGTCCTCCGACGCGCAGTACTCCGGCAAGCTCGTGCAGACGAGCGACCTCGGTCTCCCCGAGCTCCCGACCGGCTCGGGCGGTTCCTCGCTCGAGGGGAACGCCTCAGACGTGCTCGGACTCCTCACCTCGTCGCACACCGCCCGCGTCTACGTCGACGGCGCCGACAAGCAGCGCGTCCAGTTGCTGCAGCAGCTCGCCGAGCAGGACGTCGTCCGCAACGGGTCCGACGTCTGGACCTGGGACTCGAAGGAGCGGACGGCCACGCACGTCACCCTGCCGAAGGACGCCGCCAAACCCGAGGACGGCACCACCACACCGGCCGAGATCGCCGAACGCGCCGTCCAGGGCATCACTCCGACCACGAAGGTGTCGAAGCCGACCGAGGTCCGCGTCGCCGGGCAGGACGCCTGGCAGATCACGCTGACCCCCAAGTCCTCCGGCACGCTCGTCGGCGCCGTGCGCCTGGCGGTCGACCAGCAGACGGGGCTCCCGCTCCGCGCCACGATCGAGGCGGCGGGCCAGGACGACCCGGCCGTGCAGGTCGGCTTCACCAGCCTGTCCTACGGCGCCCCGGCCGCGCGACTCTTCGACTTCACGCCGCCGGCGAACGCGAAGGTGGAGACGAAGGACCTGTCCGACGCCGGCGCGCACGCGAAGGGCGACGCCGACCACCACCGCACCGACGGCAGCGCCACGGGCGCCGACCCGACCTTCACCGGCAAGGGCTGGAGCACGATCGCCGAACTCCCCGCCGGGACGGTCGACCGGTCCGGCCTGGGCGACGACGCCTCGGGCCTCCTGAACCAGGTGACGAAGGCCGTCGACGGCGGCCGAGCGGTCCAGACGTCGCTCGTGTCGGTGTACCTGACCGACGACGGCCGTGTCCTCGCGGGTGCCGTGCCGGTGTCCGCGTTGGTCGCCGCCGCCAAGTGA
- a CDS encoding DinB family protein, with protein MAIEPETKNWTWVIEAACPECGYDGSAVTIRDVPGIIEANASAWPAVLGRDDVHERPDDHTWSPLEYGAHVRDVHRKMAERLALMLAEDAPTFANWDQDATAVDDRYGEQDPAVVARELGEAAHRAARAFDDVRDDQLERTGLRSDGSAFTVATLATYYAHDPVHHLWDVRRTQ; from the coding sequence ATGGCGATCGAACCCGAGACGAAGAACTGGACCTGGGTCATCGAGGCCGCGTGCCCGGAGTGCGGCTACGACGGCAGCGCGGTGACGATCCGCGACGTGCCGGGCATCATCGAGGCGAACGCCTCGGCGTGGCCCGCCGTGCTCGGCCGCGACGACGTCCACGAGCGCCCCGACGACCACACGTGGTCTCCGCTCGAGTACGGCGCACACGTCCGCGACGTGCACCGGAAGATGGCGGAGCGGCTCGCGCTCATGCTCGCCGAGGACGCTCCGACCTTCGCGAACTGGGACCAGGACGCCACGGCGGTCGACGACCGCTACGGCGAGCAGGACCCCGCGGTGGTCGCCCGCGAACTCGGCGAGGCAGCGCACCGTGCGGCGAGGGCGTTCGACGACGTCCGCGACGACCAGCTCGAGCGCACCGGCCTCCGGTCCGACGGCAGCGCCTTCACGGTCGCGACCCTCGCCACGTACTACGCGCACGACCCGGTGCACCACCTCTGGGACGTGCGGCGCACGCAGTAG
- a CDS encoding sugar-binding domain-containing protein: protein MSSESTAGVEGSRTRFPLDTVYQAARMYYLEDATQVEIASRLGVSRPTVSRLVAEARKAGLVRIEVVDPFQDETVALAERLQVVLGLRAVHLAAVTHTATLGADLAAPLAAAIEGMALVPGDAVLMSSGRTVHDVARAGMPPLAGVQLVPTVGGQADPMPWFQTNEITRTAAEHSGAIPAFLFAQALPSPAMRSSLDEDPAFQHVVGLWGRAKGAILGIGAPTPTRDALARGVPVEDAVFDRAAGDVSLNFYAADGSAIEFPGSDRMVRTSRELLAAVPHAVGVAVGASKVPSIVGAVRGGLVNELVTDAATARALLDALA from the coding sequence ATGTCCTCCGAGAGCACCGCCGGCGTGGAGGGTTCCCGGACCCGCTTCCCGCTCGACACCGTCTACCAGGCGGCCCGGATGTACTACCTCGAGGACGCCACCCAGGTCGAGATCGCCTCGCGCCTCGGGGTCTCCCGCCCGACCGTGAGCCGGCTCGTGGCCGAGGCCCGGAAGGCCGGGCTCGTCCGCATCGAGGTCGTCGACCCCTTCCAGGACGAGACCGTCGCCCTCGCGGAGCGGCTGCAGGTCGTGCTCGGCCTCCGGGCGGTCCACCTCGCCGCCGTCACCCACACAGCCACCCTCGGCGCCGACCTCGCCGCGCCGCTCGCCGCCGCGATCGAGGGGATGGCGCTCGTGCCCGGCGACGCCGTCCTCATGTCCTCGGGTCGCACCGTCCACGACGTCGCCCGCGCCGGCATGCCGCCACTGGCCGGCGTCCAGCTCGTCCCGACGGTGGGTGGTCAGGCTGACCCGATGCCGTGGTTCCAGACCAACGAGATCACCCGCACCGCCGCCGAGCACTCGGGAGCGATCCCGGCGTTCCTCTTCGCCCAGGCGCTGCCGTCGCCGGCGATGCGCTCCTCGCTCGACGAGGACCCCGCCTTCCAGCACGTCGTCGGGCTCTGGGGCCGGGCGAAGGGCGCGATCCTCGGCATCGGCGCCCCGACCCCGACCCGTGACGCGCTCGCCCGGGGCGTCCCCGTCGAGGACGCCGTGTTCGACCGGGCCGCCGGCGACGTCTCCCTCAACTTCTACGCGGCCGACGGTTCGGCGATCGAGTTCCCCGGGAGCGACCGGATGGTGCGGACCTCGCGCGAGCTGCTCGCCGCCGTCCCGCACGCCGTCGGGGTGGCGGTCGGCGCGTCCAAGGTGCCGAGCATCGTCGGCGCGGTGCGCGGTGGGCTCGTCAACGAGCTGGTGACGGACGCCGCGACGGCGCGCGCCCTGCTCGACGCGCTCGCCTGA
- a CDS encoding ATP-binding cassette domain-containing protein, with translation MSTTAPDLAIRTTGLAKVFRKQRAVDGIDLAVPRGAVFGFLGPNGSGKTTTIRMLLGLSSATGGSIELLGRSMPKALHDVLPRVGALVEGPAFYPYLSGRANLLRFDAADPTSDPRTRKDRVASALDRVGLTHAADKKAHAYSLGMKQRLGLANALLAPRDLLVLDEPTNGLDPQGTREVRNLIRSLADDGTTVFVSSHLLAEIEQVCTHAAVMRTGKLVAQGSMDELRSSGARTVTVRTPDLGQAGTVLTRLGLTPRHDGGADVLVADLPHEVLPETITAELVRADVRVRGLTVGGGTLEDLFVALTGEGFDVAA, from the coding sequence GTGAGCACGACCGCACCCGACCTCGCGATCCGCACCACCGGGCTGGCGAAGGTCTTCCGCAAGCAGCGCGCGGTCGACGGCATCGACCTCGCCGTCCCCCGCGGCGCCGTCTTCGGGTTCCTCGGGCCGAACGGCTCCGGCAAGACGACCACGATCCGGATGCTGCTCGGCCTGTCGAGCGCGACCGGCGGCAGCATCGAGCTGCTCGGACGGTCGATGCCGAAGGCGTTGCACGACGTCCTGCCCCGGGTCGGTGCGCTCGTCGAGGGTCCGGCGTTCTACCCGTACCTCTCCGGCCGGGCGAACCTCCTCCGCTTCGACGCCGCCGACCCCACCTCGGACCCGCGCACCCGGAAGGACCGCGTGGCGAGCGCCCTCGACCGCGTCGGGCTGACCCACGCCGCCGACAAGAAGGCGCACGCGTACTCGCTCGGCATGAAGCAGCGGCTGGGCCTCGCGAACGCCCTGCTCGCACCGCGGGACCTGCTCGTGCTCGACGAACCGACGAACGGCCTCGACCCGCAGGGCACGCGCGAGGTCCGGAACCTCATCCGCTCCCTCGCCGACGACGGCACGACGGTGTTCGTGTCGAGTCACCTGCTCGCCGAGATCGAGCAGGTGTGCACCCACGCCGCCGTGATGCGGACGGGCAAGCTCGTCGCGCAGGGCTCGATGGACGAGCTCCGGTCCTCCGGTGCCCGCACGGTGACGGTCCGCACGCCGGACCTCGGCCAGGCCGGCACGGTCCTGACGCGCCTCGGCCTGACCCCGCGGCACGACGGCGGAGCGGACGTGCTCGTCGCGGACCTGCCCCACGAGGTCCTGCCCGAGACGATCACCGCCGAGCTCGTGCGTGCGGACGTCCGGGTGCGCGGACTGACCGTCGGCGGGGGCACCCTCGAGGACCTCTTCGTCGCACTCACCGGGGAGGGATTCGATGTCGCAGCCTGA
- a CDS encoding metallophosphoesterase gives MQPPAPGTLRVLHLSDTHLTGDGALHQGSVDTTAALERVLARADDVPGVGLVVVSGDVSEDGSPESYAAVLERVGGWAERHGAALVTVPGNHDLREGFRQVLANGHVLGEGGRPLAHTLEYHPPTVPVWGQSVVAGRRIVTVDTSVPGAGYGELDDSSLERLRAALAGAPAPHGTVVVLHHPPLPAPTALHDALKLRNPEALADAIRGSDVRVVLAGHYHHHFAGSLAGVPVLVAPGVANDTDVTGPWSEESAHVDAGALVVDVAEDGSVWSTPFRVPRPGADPLAFHFDAETVTRIISASTGR, from the coding sequence ATGCAGCCGCCCGCACCGGGGACCCTCCGCGTCCTCCACCTCTCCGACACCCACCTGACGGGCGACGGTGCCCTCCACCAGGGCTCCGTCGACACCACGGCAGCGCTCGAGCGCGTCCTCGCCCGGGCCGACGACGTGCCCGGGGTCGGCCTGGTCGTCGTGTCCGGCGACGTCTCCGAGGACGGCAGCCCGGAGTCGTACGCCGCCGTGCTCGAGCGCGTCGGCGGCTGGGCGGAACGACACGGCGCGGCGCTGGTCACCGTGCCGGGCAACCACGACCTCCGCGAGGGGTTCCGGCAGGTGCTCGCGAACGGGCACGTCCTCGGCGAGGGCGGTCGGCCGCTCGCGCACACCCTGGAGTACCACCCGCCGACGGTCCCGGTGTGGGGGCAGTCCGTCGTCGCCGGTCGGCGCATCGTCACCGTCGACACGAGCGTGCCGGGGGCCGGGTACGGCGAGCTCGACGACTCGTCCCTCGAGCGGCTCCGCGCGGCGCTCGCCGGTGCGCCCGCACCGCACGGCACCGTCGTGGTCCTGCACCACCCGCCGCTGCCGGCGCCGACCGCCCTGCACGACGCGCTCAAGCTGCGGAACCCTGAGGCGCTCGCCGACGCGATCCGCGGGTCCGACGTCCGGGTGGTCCTCGCCGGGCACTACCACCACCACTTCGCCGGCTCGCTCGCGGGGGTGCCCGTCCTCGTCGCCCCGGGTGTCGCGAACGACACCGACGTGACCGGACCCTGGTCCGAGGAGTCCGCGCACGTCGACGCGGGCGCCCTCGTCGTCGACGTCGCCGAGGACGGCTCCGTCTGGTCCACCCCGTTCCGCGTTCCACGACCGGGCGCCGATCCCCTCGCGTTCCACTTCGACGCGGAGACGGTGACCCGCATCATCAGCGCGTCCACGGGTCGTTGA
- a CDS encoding ribose-5-phosphate isomerase yields the protein MTYRLVIGSDDAGFDYKEIIKADLQQDDRVASVVDVGVDADGHTAYPHVAVDAARLVANGEADRAILICGTGLGVAISANKVPGIRAVTAHDSYSVERSVLSNDAQVLCMGQRVVGVELARRLAKEWLGYEFDRSSASAEKVQAICEYDGSAPAGVDAQA from the coding sequence ATGACGTACCGTCTCGTGATCGGGTCCGACGACGCCGGGTTCGACTACAAGGAGATCATCAAGGCCGACCTGCAGCAGGACGACCGGGTCGCCTCGGTCGTCGACGTCGGGGTGGACGCCGACGGGCACACCGCCTACCCGCACGTCGCGGTCGACGCCGCCCGACTCGTCGCGAACGGCGAGGCCGACCGGGCGATCCTGATCTGCGGCACCGGACTCGGTGTGGCGATCAGCGCGAACAAGGTCCCCGGGATCCGGGCGGTCACCGCGCACGACTCGTACTCGGTGGAACGGTCGGTCCTCTCGAACGACGCCCAGGTCCTCTGCATGGGGCAGCGCGTGGTCGGCGTGGAGCTCGCGCGGCGTCTCGCGAAGGAGTGGCTCGGCTACGAGTTCGACCGCTCCTCGGCCAGTGCCGAGAAGGTGCAGGCCATCTGTGAGTACGACGGCAGCGCGCCGGCCGGGGTCGACGCGCAGGCGTAG